Proteins from a single region of Companilactobacillus farciminis KCTC 3681 = DSM 20184:
- a CDS encoding class I SAM-dependent DNA methyltransferase, which produces MIYNSFASVYSELMDDSLYSKWAQYVEKQVAGDNKKLLDVACGTGDLTILLADKFQVTGTDISEQMLKIAEQKAQKANKKIPFVPSNMMDLYDFDKYDVITCFDDSICYLQDEDELAIAFNQALQHLNEGGKYLFDAHSLYQMDEVFPGYMFNHRTEDSAFMWNSFEGEYPHSIEHELTFFNWDEKIKGYSVNTELHKERTYPIETFVAILKDIGFKNVSVSAEFGTSEVKDDSTRWFFAAEK; this is translated from the coding sequence ATGATCTACAATTCTTTTGCCAGTGTCTACAGTGAATTGATGGATGATTCGTTGTACAGCAAGTGGGCACAGTATGTCGAAAAGCAAGTTGCTGGCGACAATAAAAAATTGTTGGATGTAGCTTGTGGGACTGGTGATTTAACGATTTTGTTAGCTGATAAGTTTCAAGTTACAGGAACTGATATTTCAGAACAAATGTTAAAGATTGCCGAACAAAAAGCTCAAAAGGCTAACAAGAAAATTCCGTTTGTTCCTAGCAATATGATGGATCTGTATGATTTTGACAAGTATGACGTGATTACTTGTTTTGATGATTCAATCTGTTATCTACAAGATGAAGATGAGTTAGCAATTGCTTTCAATCAAGCTTTACAGCACTTAAATGAAGGTGGCAAGTATTTGTTTGATGCACATTCACTTTATCAAATGGATGAAGTCTTTCCTGGATATATGTTCAATCATCGAACTGAAGATTCTGCGTTTATGTGGAACAGTTTTGAAGGTGAATATCCACACAGCATTGAACATGAATTAACTTTCTTTAATTGGGATGAGAAGATCAAAGGCTATTCGGTTAATACTGAATTGCACAAAGAGAGAACTTATCCAATCGAAACATTCGTGGCCATCTTAAAAGACATAGGCTTCAAGAACGTTTCAGTCAGTGCCGAATTCGGTACTTCAGAAGTTAAAGATGATTCAACTCGTTGGTTCTTCGCTGCCGAAAAATAG